The segment GCAACGCAAGAACGATAACATAACCTAGAATGTGCCAAGTTGATTTTCTTGGCTCCAAGTCCGCTTTAGGGGATTTTTTTACTTCCATATTATGTTTGTTAATAAAATGTGATCAACTTTATGTATTCGCAAATATAGGATTATTTCATTTATATGTCATTTTTATATTGTAGATTATCTTATTAATAGCTCTATTTTTACATTTATTAAGAAATAAACTGATATAGTTTTCCGTTATTTAGAATGTCTATAAGCTATTAAAATTAAATATTACTGTATCTTTGGACATATATTCGAAGTAAAACAGATATATTTTACGCTAATCCAAACATAATCAATTATGAAGAAGATAACTATTGCTGTAGATGGATTTTCATCATGCGGTAAAAGTACGATGGCTAAAGATTTAGCTCGAGAAATAGGTTATATCTATATAGATAGTGGCGCAATGTACAGAGCTACCACATTGTTTGCTCTTCAAAATAACATATTCGATAGTAATAATGAAATAGATACTTCTCTATTAAAAGAATTACTTCCATCAATGATAATTAGTTTTAAACTAAACCCCGAAACAAAAACTCCTGAAACTTACTTAAACAACCAGTTAGTAGAGAAAGAAATTCGCTCTATGGAAGTTTCTCAACGAGTAAGTCCTATTGCTGCAATAGACTTTGTGAGAGAGGAGATGGTGAAGCAACAGCAGGCTATGGGTAAGAATAAAGGAATTGTCATGGATGGAAGAGATATAGGAACAACTGTTTTTCCTAATGCCGAACTTAAAATATTTGTAACTGCTACACCACAAGTGAGAGCTCAACGCAGATACGATGAAATGATAGCAAAAACAGGGAAGGCTGATTTTAATGAAATATTAAAAAACATTGAAGAAAGAGACTATATCGACCAAAATAGAAAAGTGAGTCCACTTAAACAAGCAGACGACGCACTTGTTCTAGACAATAGCAGTTTAACAATTGCCGAACAAAAAGAGTGGTTACTTCAACAATTTGCACGAGTAGCTTCTCAAAGTTAACAACATTATTACTTAATATTTTATGGCACAAATAGAAATAGATAAAGGCTCTGGCTTCTGTTTTGGAGTTGTCACAGCCATCACTAAAGCAGAACAGGTTCTAGCTGAAGGTAATAAGCTATACTGTCTAGGAGATATCGTCCATAATAGCAAAGAGGTAGAGCGCCTAAAAAAAATGGGATTAATATCGATAGACCACAGTCAATTCGAAAAATTAAAAGATGCGACAGTACTTTTAAGAGCACATGGCGAACCACCATCAACTTATGAGTTGGCTAAAAAAAATAATATTACAATAATTGACGCTACTTGCCCTGTTGTTCTAAGACTTCAGAAAAAAATAAAGAAAGAGAATGATACAGAAGAAGAAAAAGACAAACAAATTGTAATTTATGGGAAAAATGGTCACGCTGAAGTTTTAGGTCTAGTAGGGCAAACAGAAGGAGAAGCCATCGTCATAGAAAGTTTAGAAGAAGCCAAACAACTTAATTTCAATAGAGATATTCGCCTTTATTCTCAGACGACGAAATCTCTTGATGAATTCCAAAAAATTGTAGCCTATATTGAAGAGCATATTTCTCCAAATGCTACATTTAAATTCTTTGATACAATCTGTAGGCAGGTAGCAAACCGAATTCCTAATATTAAGAACTTTGCATCTTCACATGATCTTATTTTCTTTGTTAGTGGTAAAAAAAGCTCCAATGGGAAAATACTATTCAATGAATGTAAAAAGATGAATGAAAATACTCATTTTATAGATGGGGTTGAGGAAATCAATTTAGATTTACTTAAAGATGCAAAATCTATTGGTATTTGCGGGGCAACTTCTACACCAAAATGGCTAATGGAAGAGGTTTTAAATTTTATCCAAAATAAAGAGTAATAGATTTTAACTTTATTTATTATTTAAGACGTTTGATTTTTATCAAAAAAGGAGAATTAACCCCCTTTTTTCTATCTTTGTAGGAACTACTTTAAAAAGCAAATCGTAATGAAAACTATTCAGTGTGTAGGGATACTAACCTCTGGTGGTGATGCACCAGGAATGAATGCAGCTATACGTGCTATTACCCGTGCAGCTGTATATAAAGGGCTCAAAGTCAAAGGGATATATAGAGGATACAAAGGTCTGGTTACCGGAGAAATCAAAGAATTCAAGAGTGAAGATGTTAGTAACATCATCCAAATGGGTGGAACTATCCTTAAAACAGCAAGATGCAAGGAGTTCAAAACCGAAGAAGGAAGAAAACAAGCTTATGAAAACATTCAAAAAGAAGGCATCGATGCTCTTATTGTAATCGGTGGTGATGGTTCTCTTAGCGGAGCTAGAATTTTTGCTCAGGAATACAATCTGCCTTGCATCGGACTACCTGGCACTATTGATAACGACTTATTTGGTACAGATATTACCATAGGTTATGATACAGCCTTGAATACTATACTTGATGCTGTGGATAAAATTAGAGATACAGCCTCATCTCACGAAAGACTATTCTTTGTTGAAGTGATGGGACGTGACGCAGGTTTCTTAGCTCTCAATGGAGCTATTGCTGCTGGAGCAGAAGCTGCTATTATACCAGAATTCAGCACAAAAGATGACCAATTAGAAGCTTTAATTAGTCGTGGATTTAGAAAATCTAAAACAAGTAGTATCGTACTTGTAGCAGAAAGCGAACTAACAGGTGGAGCAATGCACTTAGCTGAACGCGTTAAAAATGAATATCCTCAATATGATGTACGTGTTACTATTCTGGGCCACTTACAACGTGGTGGTAGTCCAAGTGCCAACGATCGTATCTTAGCTAGTCGCTTGGGTGTAGCAGCTATTGATGCCCTTATGGAAGGTTATCACAATGTAATGATTGGTATAGAAAATGATGAAGTAGTTTATGTTCCTTTTAGAAAAGCTATAAAGAATGATAAACCGATAAAAGAAGAGTTAGTGCAAGTACTTGCTGAACTTTCTATCTAATCATACTGAATCAAATATTATAATATGATAAGGACTTGTCTTTTAATAGATGAGTCCTTTTTCTTTTTTAAATTTTAATCAAGACTGATTTATCGAAGTCTATACTTACAGAAAACAAGAGGTATTACTCTAATAGGTAAGAATACACTAATATCGCCTTATGTACTCTTAATTTGTAGAAGAAAGACAAGGCATTGCGGGGTTATTTCACCCCTTTAAGAATATGACTTTGACACCGACATGAGAACACTCTGACACCGACATGACGATTACATGTCGGTGTCAAAGTATACTATCTTTCCTCTTAAAATACGCCATCTCGCTAACAGTTTAAAAGAGGTTTGCTCATTAACAGAAATATAAAATGGGCTACCTAAAAAATAGATAGCCCATTGTTGAGAGAGAGTATAAAAAAACTTATCTCCTACTTAAAGGAACATAATCTTGATCAGTAACAACTGTCTTATAAGCAGGACGGATAATACGTTTACCTTGGAAGTTTAATTCTTCATTTCTATGAGCACACCATCCTACGATACGAGCCATAGCAAATAATGGAGTATAGATTTCATGAGGTAATCCTATCATTTCATATACGAAACCTGAATAGAAGTCCACATTACTTGAAACTGTCTTTCCATTTGCTTTTACTCTAGCAAAAGTCTTAATCGCTCGATCTTCAAGCAGCTCAAGGAATGCAAATTCTTTTTCTCTTCCTTTTTCCTTAGCCAAATCTCTAGCCAATTCTCTTAACAATAAAGCTCTTGGATCTGAAATGGTATACACAGCATGGCCAATACCGTAAATAAGACCACTCTTATTGTATACTTCTTTACGCAACATGCGTTCAAAGTATGCATCAATTTCTTTGATATCCGACCAGTTGGTTATGTTTTCTTGTAAGTGATGGAACATATCCACAACTTGTATATTGGCACCACCATGAAGAGGTCCTTTTAAGGAGCCTATACCAGCAGCAATAGCAGAGTAAGTATCTGTACCCGTTGATGATGTTACACGTACTGAGAATGTAGAGTTGTTACCACCACCGTGTTCAGCGTGCAACATGAGTAATAAATCTAATGTACGAGCATCCAACTCAGTGAAGTCTTTCATTAGCATATACAAAAAGTTTGCTGCTAAACTTAATTCTTCTCTAGGGTGCCTTACGTGTAATGAACGACCAAAGGTAGCGTGTCTCAACATATTATAGGCATATGCTATAATGGTGGGGAATTTAGCTATCAAGTTAATACTTTGGCGCATCAAGTTATCACGAGAAGTATCATCAGGATTTTCATCAAACGTATATAATTCGAGAACACTACGAGCCAAAATATTCATAATATTAGAGCCTTCTAGTTCTAATATGTTCATAAATGTTTTATGCTCCAAAGCTGTATTATCTACCAATAGCTTTCTAAAATCTTCCAATTCATCTCTATCAGGCAAATCTCCCGATAAGAGCAAATAAGCTACCTCCTCAAACCCAAAGCGCTTATCAGCCATCACCCCATGTGCTAAATCTTCAACATCATATCCTCTATAGAAAAGCTTTCCAGGAATAGGCTTCATGCCTCCCCCTTCAATCCTTTCATAACCTACAACATTACCTATTCTGGTTAATCCAACTAAGACTCCTGTACCGTCATCGTTACGTAAGCCTCGTTTTACATCATATTTTTTGAATAGGTCATTATCAATCTTGGCACAATCTTTCATCTTTTCTGAAAGCTTGTAAATTAAAAATTCATCTTTCATAGTTACCAGTTTAAATTAAATTACAAATCCTTGATTCGTTTAACTAACTCGTCACCGAAATCCGTTGTAGTTAATTGAACGCTATTTTCCATAAATCGAGCTAAGTCATAGGTTGCTCTACTTGCTTCAAAACTTTGTTCAAGTACTTTAACAACTAAGTCTGCGGCTTCTTGCCATCCCATATATTCAAGCATCATCACTGCTGATAAAATAATAGAACATGGATTCACCTTATTTTGACCAGCAATGGCTGGAGCAGTACCATGGGTTGCTTCAAAAATAGCATAACCAGTATCGTAATTTATATTTGCACCTGGAGCGATACCTATACCTCCTACCATCGCAGCCAATTGATCGGATATATAGTCACCGTTTAGGTTTAATGTAGCAATAACACTATAGTTTTTAGGCTTAGTTAAAGTGTTTTGCAAAAATGCATCTGCGATATTATCATTAATAGTGAGTTTACCTGAAGCAATAGCATCACCAAATTCTCTTTCGGCTAACTCATAACCCCATTTACGGAATCCACCTTCAGTAAACTTCATTATATTCCCTTTGTGTACTAAAGTAACAGTTGGTAATTCATGATCAATAGCATATTGACAAGCTGCTCTCACTAAGCGTTCTGTTCCTTCTTTTGAAACAGGTTTTATACCAAAAGAGGAAGTCTCTGGAAAACGCACTTTGGTTACACCCATTTCATTGTGAATGAAATCATAAAACTTCTTTGCTTCTGGAGTGCCTGCCTCCCACTCAATACCAGCATAGATATCTTCTGTATTTTCTCTGAAGATATGCATATCTACAAGCCAAGGAGCCTTAACTGGAGATTCAATACCCTTAAACCACCTTACTGGGCGTAAGCAAACATATAAGTCGAGAGTTTGTCTTAATGCCACATTTAGTGAACGAATACCTCCACCGATAGGAGTGGTTAAAGGTCCCTTAATACCCACTAAATACTCCCTAAAAGCATCTAATGTTTCATCAGGTAACCAAGATTCAGTTTGGTTAAAAGCTTTTTCTCCAGCAAGTACTTCTTTCCACTCAATAGCACGTTTGTTGCTATAAGCTTTTTGAATGGCTGCATCAATTACTTTTTGCATTACTGGAGTTATCTCTGCTCCTACTCCATCTCCCATTATAAAGGGAATAATTGGTTTATCAGGAACAATAAGTTTCCCTTTTTTATCTTTAGTTATTTTATTCATAGTTATCTAGCGTTTAATGCAGATCCAGCACGGAACCATTCAATCTGCTGTTGGTTATAGGTATGTTGAACTTCAAATTCATCTTTTGAACCATCTGTATGAGTTACCACTACTTTCAGATTCTTATTAGGAGCGAAATCTTTTAATCCGATAATAGACAATTTGTCTTTTTCTTGAATCTTATTATAATCTGCAGGATTTATAAATGTAATAGCAAGCATCCCCTGTTTCTTTAAGTTGGTTTCGTGAATACGAGCAAAACTCTTAGCTAGAATAGCTTTTACATTTAAGAAACGAGGTTCCATAGCAGCATGCTCTCTACTTGAGCCTTCACCATAGTTATCTTCGGCTACAACAATTGAAGAAATCTCTTTAGCCTTGTATTGTTTCGCAGTACCCGAAACTGTCTCATAAGTAGAGGTTAGTTGATTCCATACTTTATTAGCTTCATCATTGAATGCATTTATAGCACCCATAAGCATGTTATCAGATATATTTTCAAGATGTCCTCTAAATCTTAACCAAGGACCAGCCATAGAAATATGGTCTGTAGTACATTTTCCTTTTGCTTTAATAAGAAGAGGCATATCTACCAAATCGCCACCATTCCATTTAGGGAAAGGTTGAAGCAACTGTAAACGTTGAGAATCCGAAGCCACATTAATTTCTTTTTTAGCTCCTGTGGGCGCAGTATAACCAGCACTACCATCTTCAAATCCTTTTGGAGGCAATTCGTATCCACTAGGTTCTTCTAGTTTCACCAATTCTCCTTTATCGTTTTTCAATTTATCAGTAAGAGGATTAAAACATAAATCACCAGCAATCGTCAATGCAGTAACTAGCTCTGGTGAAGCAACAAAAGCATGAGTATTTGGATTGCCATCTGCACGTTTAGCAAAATTTCTATTGAAAGAAGTTACTATAGAGTTTTTGCGTGTAGGGTCATCAGTATGACGTTTCCACTGACCAATACAAGGTCCACAAGCATTTGCCATTATTGTAGCTCCCACTTTATCAAAAACATCCAGCATTCCATCTCGCTCGATAGTAGCTCTAATCTTTTCAGACCCTGGATTTACAATAAATGGAGAAGCCACCTTAATTCCTTTGTTTACAGCTTGTTTAGCAACCGATACAGCTCTTGTAATATCTTCATAAGAAGAGTTAGTACAAGAACCTATCAAACCCACTTCCATCTTTCGAGGATAATCATTTTTCTTTACTTTTTCTGCAAACTCAGATATTGGAGTAGCAGCATCTGGTGTAAATGGACCATTTATATAAGGTTCTAATTGAGATAAATCTATCTCTATAACTCGATCATAATATTTTTCAGGATCAGCCTCAACTTCTGGATCTGGACGAAGATCTTTTTCTACAGTATTAGCAAGCTTAGCTACTTCTTCTCTATTAGTAGCATTCAAATACACACCCATTCTATCATCATAGGGGAATAAAGATGTAGTTGCGCCTACTTCAGCACCCATATTACAAATTGTGCCTTTACCAGTACCAGACAAGGATTTAGTGCCTTCACCAAAATATTCTATAATGGCATTGGTTCCTCCTTTAACAGTAAGTATCCCAGCTAGTTTCAGAATAACATCTTTTGGAGCAGCCCAACCATTCAGTTTGCCTATTAGCTTAACCCCAATAAGTTTTGGCATTTTTAATTCCCATTCCATACCAGTCATTACATCAACAGCATCTGCACCACCCACACCAATGGCAACCATCCCTAGACCTCCAGCATTGGGAGTATGAGAGTCTGTTCCAACCATCATTCCACCTGGGAAAGCGTAGTTTTCAAGTACAATTTGGTGTATAATACCCGAACCAGGCTCCCAAAAGCCAATATTATAGCGAGAAGAAACATCACGTAAGAAATCATACACTTCTCCATTTGTCTTATTCGCTATCTGTAAATCTTTTTTGGAACCTTGATAAGCCTGAATCAAGTGGTCACAATGTACCGTTGAGGGAACTGCCACTTTCTCTTTGCCAGCATTCATAAATTGGAGAAGAGCCATCTGAGCAGTAGCATCTTGCATAGCAACTCTATCAGGTCTAAAGTTCACGTAATCCACTCCCCTCTCATAATTCTTAAGATCTTCATCTTTAAAGAGATGAACATAAATTATTTTCTCAGCCAAGGTTAAAGGTCTATTCAAAACCGATCTTACTTTGGCAATTTTACTGGGATACGCTTTATAGAAGTTGCGTATCATTTCAATATCATGTACCATACTTAAGGTTTTTATATCGTTGTTCAGTTTATTAACACTTGCTATTTGATTTATGTTTAAGCATTTAAGGCTTTTGTAAGTTGTAATTATTTGCCAAATTCTTTTTTTATTACACAAAAAAAGCAGATAAGCCCATTTAAGCTTATCTGCCCTATTTAAATCTATAAATTTTTCTCTATTATTTTTTAGTGTTAAAAATAATTTTAGATCGACAAACTACTTGTTCGTCATTTCGTTTTACTTCAATATGATATTCTATCTCATCTACAGCATCAACATAAAAGCTTAGCTTATCACCATAATAACTTTCTGCCACGTATGCCATTTCAAATCTCTTCACACCTTGATATTTGAATTTTTCCAGAGGAAACAGGTCTAATATATGTTCGATATAACATACACTATTTACATGTCCATTTATATCTATGTCCGTATATTTCGCTTCTAAGTGAGTTATGGGTGTAGTCGTAGATACTTTTATTCGAGAAGGCTTATCAATAGGACAAGGCTTATCTACTATATATTGACTAATATCACCACCGTGAAGTTCTATTAAATTAGCTGGTTTACGAGTATTTAGATTAATCATTGCCCACACAGAGCGTGCATAGCCAATACATTTATCGTCTTTATCATATATCGCATAATTTCTATCTGTAAATAAGCGATAAACATTCTCTACCCATGTCTGTATTGTGAAATTCTCATATTGATAAGGCAAATCATCCAACTCAATTGCTAACCGTGAAAGTACCCAAGTATAGTTATCTTCGTTTAGCTTAGCTATACCAAAACCTCTTTCTGAGGAGTGAAAGCCTGCACAGTTTAATAAATGATTCCCCAATACTCCTAACGTTAACTTGCCTGAGAAGTCAACATGAAATGGTTCGGCAACATATTTGTATGAACCTATTTTCTTATCATTATCCATCATAGTTCATTTAGTCCATTAAGAATTGGCAAAGATACTCTAAATAGAAGTTATCGACTTACTGCCGCTCGATAAATTTTGTTTCTATTTATTTTAAAAGACTAATACTTCTACTTTAAATCGTTAAATGTACTACTCAGAAGAAAGAAACTTAAATTTATTCCTATCTTTGCCAAACTTTATACGTACTACTCTGTTAGTACTCTATTCTTTAACTTAAAAATTGATTTCAATGGCTATTACTGATAATAAGTATATTGCAGTAGCATACAAATTATATGCACTAGAAGATGGTAATAAAGAGATGATTGAAGAGGCGACAATTGACCGCCCATTCCAGTTTATCTCTGATTTAGGAACAACTCTTCCAGCATTTGAACTTGGAGTAAAAGATTTGAAAAAAGGAGAAAGCTTTTCTCTTACTTTGACTAAAGATCAAGCTTATGGTGACTATAACGAAGAACATGTTCTTGAATTACCAAAACATATCTTTGAAGTAGATGGAAAGTTTGACAACGAACACATCTTCCCAGGTAACATTGTTCCTCTTATGGATGAAGATGGTCGTACTCTAAACGGTGCTGTACTTGAAGTAAAAGACGATATCGTTGTTATGGATATGAATCACCCACTAGCTGGTAGTGACATCGTATTCGAAGGTAGCGTTGTTGAAACAAGACCTGCTACTACAGAAGAAATTCAAGGTATGGTTAATATGATCACTGGCGAAGGCGGTGGTTGTGGTTGTGGCTGTGGTTCATCGGACGATTGTGGATGTGGCTCTTCAGATAATGAAGGAGGCTGTGGATGCAATAGTGGTGGTTGCGGTAGCGGCTGTTGCTAATATTAATTGACTTTAATCAGCAAAATAAAAGGAGAGATTTTTCAATCTCTCCTTTTATTTTTATCCTATCGACGTTCATTATTTATTCGTCATAATATCTAGAACAATCTTATCTGTTTCGAGCATTCCAGATGAACCAATGCGAGTTAAATTTCGTATTGTTTTATCCACATCTTCATCAACAATACCTTCTGCAGAGGTTACATATTTACCATCCATAGCCATCATCGCAGAGAGCATTGCAGTAGAAACACCTGTTGCCACTTTTAAGGAGCAACTAGGCTTAGCACCATCACAAAGCATCCCTGTTATGTTTGCAATCATATTTTGAATGGAATAACATACTTCTTTATAACCACCTCCCATTAGATAAGTTATACCACAACTCGACCCAGTACCGGAGACAACACACCCACATAGTGCTGATAATCTACCCAAACTTTGTTTGATATAAATTGCAGTAAGATGGCTCAAGATTAATGCCCTAGCTAAGTCTTCTTCCGATTTACCCATTTCTTCTGCATAAACTACTACAGGTAGAGTAGCAGAAATACCTTGATTGCCACTGCCCGAATTACTCATCACTTTCACCATAGCTCCAGCCATACGAGCATCACATGCAGCAGAGGTATAAGATAGCACCTTAGTGTACACACTCTCGCCTATTAGATTGCTCTTACTGCCTGTTAGTAGCATACGCCCAATGGAGTGACCATAATTCTTATCAAAGGCAAATTCAGCTGCGGCTTTATTCACTTTGCCAGCTTCTAAAATAAAACGGATATTCTCAAAGGATTCAGTAGTTGCAAAATCATAAATGCAACGAAGGTTAAGTTTTACATCCTCCTCATTTTCTTGTGCAGAACTTGAACTTTCAGCATTGAAAAGTACTTCTGCATTCTTTGATAAGTAAACGAAATGCGTATGATTGCCTGAAATAATAGCCTTTGCAGATTCATCTCCATTATAGGCCCTCACTTCAATATATAGCTTATCACAGCTTTCTTTTTTTAACTCGATGTTTATATCGGTATCTTTAATGTACTGACTTGCTTCTGCCACGGCTTCGGGGGTACTATCTTTAAGTACTTCAAGCCCGTATTCGGACTTACCTATAATTACCCCTAAAGCAATAGAAATTGGAAGACCTATCTCGTGAGTACTAGGAATACCCACGCCCATAGCATTTTTCAACATGTTTGCACTAAGAAACACTTCGATTTTGTTAGGTTTAGTCCCCAAAATTTCTTTCGCTTTTGCTACACATAAGGCTACAGCAATCGGCTCAGTACAACCAATCGCTGGAACTACCTCCCTTTTAATAAGTTCGATAATTTTGATCCTATCTAAGTTCGTCATAACTACCTGATTTTGGTTAAAGCAAATGTAATCATTATTATCATATTATATCAATTTTTATACCTCATTCCTTGAGCAAAAATCATTCAGATTAGAACATTCAAAGGTCTGTATTTTAGGCATTAAGATATTAAACGTTACTTTTATCTACCGTATTTATGTTTATAAAAAAAGGAACATTACCTTTGTATGGTATTAACATTAATAATTGTCTAAAATGAAATTATTCCGAACCCTGCTTTGCTTATCTTTTGTACTGATTGTCAGTGCATGTATAAAAAGTGAAGAACCTAATGCTGAAGCAGATATCACAGCATGTACGATAAGAGAACCTGATATTTTAAAAACTGCTCTTGTTAACAACGACGAAATAGGAAAATACAGTGTGATGATTATGGTTCATAAACATGCTGATATTACTAAAATCACTCCAGAATTTACTCTTACTCCTGGTGCTACCATTGAACCAGCTAGTGGGATTACTCAAGATTTTACAAATCCTATTACCTACACGGTTACATCAGAAGACAA is part of the Bacteroides coprosuis DSM 18011 genome and harbors:
- a CDS encoding 6-phosphofructokinase (COGs: COG0205 6-phosphofructokinase~HAMAP: Phosphofructokinase~InterPro IPR012828:IPR022953:IPR000023~KEGG: bfs:BF3537 6-phosphofructokinase~PFAM: Phosphofructokinase domain~PRIAM: 6-phosphofructokinase~SPTR: 6-phosphofructokinase 3;~TIGRFAM: 6-phosphofructokinase~IMG reference gene:2504105735~PFAM: Phosphofructokinase~TIGRFAM: 6-phosphofructokinase); the encoded protein is MKTIQCVGILTSGGDAPGMNAAIRAITRAAVYKGLKVKGIYRGYKGLVTGEIKEFKSEDVSNIIQMGGTILKTARCKEFKTEEGRKQAYENIQKEGIDALIVIGGDGSLSGARIFAQEYNLPCIGLPGTIDNDLFGTDITIGYDTALNTILDAVDKIRDTASSHERLFFVEVMGRDAGFLALNGAIAAGAEAAIIPEFSTKDDQLEALISRGFRKSKTSSIVLVAESELTGGAMHLAERVKNEYPQYDVRVTILGHLQRGGSPSANDRILASRLGVAAIDALMEGYHNVMIGIENDEVVYVPFRKAIKNDKPIKEELVQVLAELSI
- a CDS encoding 4-hydroxy-3-methylbut-2-enyl diphosphate reductase (COGs: COG0761 Penicillin tolerance protein~HAMAP: LytB protein~InterPro IPR003451~KEGG: bfs:BF3536 4-hydroxy-3-methylbut-2-enyl diphosphate reductase~PFAM: LytB protein~PRIAM: 4-hydroxy-3-methylbut-2-enyl diphosphate reductase~SPTR: Putative uncharacterized protein;~TIGRFAM: LytB protein~IMG reference gene:2504105734~PFAM: LytB protein~TIGRFAM: (E)-4-hydroxy-3-methyl-but-2-enyl pyrophosphate reductase (IPP and DMAPP forming)) yields the protein MAQIEIDKGSGFCFGVVTAITKAEQVLAEGNKLYCLGDIVHNSKEVERLKKMGLISIDHSQFEKLKDATVLLRAHGEPPSTYELAKKNNITIIDATCPVVLRLQKKIKKENDTEEEKDKQIVIYGKNGHAEVLGLVGQTEGEAIVIESLEEAKQLNFNRDIRLYSQTTKSLDEFQKIVAYIEEHISPNATFKFFDTICRQVANRIPNIKNFASSHDLIFFVSGKKSSNGKILFNECKKMNENTHFIDGVEEINLDLLKDAKSIGICGATSTPKWLMEEVLNFIQNKE
- a CDS encoding Cytidylate kinase (COGs: COG0283 Cytidylate kinase~HAMAP: Cytidylate kinase~InterPro IPR003136:IPR011994~KEGG: bth:BT_2060 cytidylate kinase~PFAM: Cytidylate kinase domain~PRIAM: Cytidylate kinase~SPTR: Cytidylate kinase;~TIGRFAM: Cytidylate kinase~IMG reference gene:2504105733~PFAM: Cytidylate kinase~TIGRFAM: cytidylate kinase); the protein is MKKITIAVDGFSSCGKSTMAKDLAREIGYIYIDSGAMYRATTLFALQNNIFDSNNEIDTSLLKELLPSMIISFKLNPETKTPETYLNNQLVEKEIRSMEVSQRVSPIAAIDFVREEMVKQQQAMGKNKGIVMDGRDIGTTVFPNAELKIFVTATPQVRAQRRYDEMIAKTGKADFNEILKNIEERDYIDQNRKVSPLKQADDALVLDNSSLTIAEQKEWLLQQFARVASQS
- a CDS encoding Citrate synthase (COGs: COG0372 Citrate synthase~InterPro IPR002020~KEGG: bfs:BF3541 citrate synthase~PFAM: Citrate synthase-like~SPTR: Citrate synthase;~IMG reference gene:2504105736~PFAM: Citrate synthase), which gives rise to MKDEFLIYKLSEKMKDCAKIDNDLFKKYDVKRGLRNDDGTGVLVGLTRIGNVVGYERIEGGGMKPIPGKLFYRGYDVEDLAHGVMADKRFGFEEVAYLLLSGDLPDRDELEDFRKLLVDNTALEHKTFMNILELEGSNIMNILARSVLELYTFDENPDDTSRDNLMRQSINLIAKFPTIIAYAYNMLRHATFGRSLHVRHPREELSLAANFLYMLMKDFTELDARTLDLLLMLHAEHGGGNNSTFSVRVTSSTGTDTYSAIAAGIGSLKGPLHGGANIQVVDMFHHLQENITNWSDIKEIDAYFERMLRKEVYNKSGLIYGIGHAVYTISDPRALLLRELARDLAKEKGREKEFAFLELLEDRAIKTFARVKANGKTVSSNVDFYSGFVYEMIGLPHEIYTPLFAMARIVGWCAHRNEELNFQGKRIIRPAYKTVVTDQDYVPLSRR
- a CDS encoding Isocitrate dehydrogenase (NADP(+)) (COGs: COG0538 Isocitrate dehydrogenase~InterPro IPR001804~KEGG: bth:BT_2071 isocitrate dehydrogenase [NADP]~PFAM: Isocitrate/isopropylmalate dehydrogenase~PRIAM: Isocitrate dehydrogenase (NADP(+))~SPTR: Isocitrate dehydrogenase [NADP];~IMG reference gene:2504105737~PFAM: Isocitrate/isopropylmalate dehydrogenase~TIGRFAM: isocitrate dehydrogenase, NADP-dependent, prokaryotic type) → MNKITKDKKGKLIVPDKPIIPFIMGDGVGAEITPVMQKVIDAAIQKAYSNKRAIEWKEVLAGEKAFNQTESWLPDETLDAFREYLVGIKGPLTTPIGGGIRSLNVALRQTLDLYVCLRPVRWFKGIESPVKAPWLVDMHIFRENTEDIYAGIEWEAGTPEAKKFYDFIHNEMGVTKVRFPETSSFGIKPVSKEGTERLVRAACQYAIDHELPTVTLVHKGNIMKFTEGGFRKWGYELAEREFGDAIASGKLTINDNIADAFLQNTLTKPKNYSVIATLNLNGDYISDQLAAMVGGIGIAPGANINYDTGYAIFEATHGTAPAIAGQNKVNPCSIILSAVMMLEYMGWQEAADLVVKVLEQSFEASRATYDLARFMENSVQLTTTDFGDELVKRIKDL